The proteins below come from a single Mangifera indica cultivar Alphonso chromosome 16, CATAS_Mindica_2.1, whole genome shotgun sequence genomic window:
- the LOC123199816 gene encoding transcription factor bHLH131 isoform X1, with amino-acid sequence MVSLQQLQKEVNPLQNFYNSATYSKQVISFPQQDILTNATFHYKELAAKKHSEAERRRRLRINGQYATLRTLLPNLVKVDKASVLEETIKSVRELQKTVKELKAGGGDRRKNEFPNEVNELNLSYSNEDGGLVKATLSCEDKPGLMSDIARAVRSVKARVLKVEMATVGGRIKCELLIQGFKGNESMVMLKKALKLIIDKPASLPGNGNKLCFYK; translated from the exons ATGGTTTCACTGCAACAG TTGCAGAAAGAAGTAAATCCACTTCAAAATTTCTATAATTCAGCGACATATTCAAAACAAGTCATCAGCTTCCCTCAACAAGATATTCTCACTAACGCCACCTTTCATTATAAAGAACTCGCTGCGAAGAAACACAGTGAGGCTGAAAGGAGAAGACGACTCCGAATCAATGGCCAGTATGCTACTCTTCGGACCTTACTACCCAACTTAGTCAAA GTGGACAAGGCATCTGTGCTAGAAGAGACGATTAAAAGCGTAAGGGAGCTGCAGAAGACTGTGAAAGAATTAAAAGCAGGGGGAGGAGATCGTCGCAAAAATGAATTCCCGAATGAGGTGAATGAGCTGAACTTAAGCTACTCTAACGAAGATGGAGGGTTAGTGAAAGCGACATTGAGTTGCGAGGATAAGCCGGGATTAATGTCAGACATAGCGAGGGCTGTTAGGTCAGTGAAAGCAAGGGTGTTGAAGGTTGAAATGGCGACAGTGGGTGGTAGAATCAAATGTGAATTGTTGATTCAAGGATTTAAAGGAAACGAAAGCATGGTAATGCTGAAGAAAGCCTTAAAATTAATCATAGATAAGCCTGCTAGCTTGCCAGGAAATGGTAACAAGCTTTGTTTCTATAAGtga
- the LOC123199816 gene encoding transcription factor bHLH131 isoform X2, whose translation MVSLQQKEVNPLQNFYNSATYSKQVISFPQQDILTNATFHYKELAAKKHSEAERRRRLRINGQYATLRTLLPNLVKVDKASVLEETIKSVRELQKTVKELKAGGGDRRKNEFPNEVNELNLSYSNEDGGLVKATLSCEDKPGLMSDIARAVRSVKARVLKVEMATVGGRIKCELLIQGFKGNESMVMLKKALKLIIDKPASLPGNGNKLCFYK comes from the exons ATGGTTTCACTGCAACAG AAAGAAGTAAATCCACTTCAAAATTTCTATAATTCAGCGACATATTCAAAACAAGTCATCAGCTTCCCTCAACAAGATATTCTCACTAACGCCACCTTTCATTATAAAGAACTCGCTGCGAAGAAACACAGTGAGGCTGAAAGGAGAAGACGACTCCGAATCAATGGCCAGTATGCTACTCTTCGGACCTTACTACCCAACTTAGTCAAA GTGGACAAGGCATCTGTGCTAGAAGAGACGATTAAAAGCGTAAGGGAGCTGCAGAAGACTGTGAAAGAATTAAAAGCAGGGGGAGGAGATCGTCGCAAAAATGAATTCCCGAATGAGGTGAATGAGCTGAACTTAAGCTACTCTAACGAAGATGGAGGGTTAGTGAAAGCGACATTGAGTTGCGAGGATAAGCCGGGATTAATGTCAGACATAGCGAGGGCTGTTAGGTCAGTGAAAGCAAGGGTGTTGAAGGTTGAAATGGCGACAGTGGGTGGTAGAATCAAATGTGAATTGTTGATTCAAGGATTTAAAGGAAACGAAAGCATGGTAATGCTGAAGAAAGCCTTAAAATTAATCATAGATAAGCCTGCTAGCTTGCCAGGAAATGGTAACAAGCTTTGTTTCTATAAGtga